Proteins encoded by one window of Myxococcus guangdongensis:
- a CDS encoding TIGR04552 family protein — MKAPLLSLVLPEIPVRTVAEMGLRELERIRLILRGGSVIDWRRMHFQTRDEVDRFLRLCQLDLSQPHDEAWARSVLAESVVYLRKTFNYRVADAVAQPTEIHDLFLLASGAKGEVRHRRIACVVLKVMHVIQHIEGRDLLFRLAISEAELAELVTERVQGVAREMQAKGLPVVEFAHSIKTQDSLVTKLLAKKETVAAQVYDRTRFRIVTRAREDLLPVLYYLTQWLFPFHLVVPGQTENTLLPFRSVLEENPHFEQVTHRLHLDKDYEAREDKNGNSFSGNTYRALNFVVDLPVRMDAHLPVPHEDARSRKGRVIISLVEFQIVDQETARLNEQGENAHEAYKRRQKKRVLKRLSQGLVVPKRDNS, encoded by the coding sequence GTGAAGGCCCCCTTGCTCTCCCTCGTCCTTCCTGAGATCCCCGTTCGCACAGTGGCGGAGATGGGCTTGCGCGAGCTTGAGCGCATCCGTCTCATCCTGCGGGGTGGCTCTGTCATCGACTGGCGTCGGATGCACTTCCAGACGCGAGACGAGGTCGACCGCTTCCTACGGCTCTGCCAGCTGGACCTGTCCCAACCTCACGACGAGGCCTGGGCACGAAGTGTGTTGGCTGAGTCGGTGGTCTATCTGCGGAAGACGTTCAACTATCGCGTTGCGGACGCGGTGGCCCAACCGACAGAAATCCATGACCTGTTCCTTCTGGCTTCCGGGGCCAAGGGGGAGGTTCGGCATCGGCGGATCGCCTGTGTCGTGCTCAAGGTGATGCATGTCATCCAGCACATCGAGGGGAGAGATCTGCTGTTCCGGCTCGCCATCTCCGAGGCTGAGCTCGCGGAGTTGGTGACGGAGAGGGTTCAAGGGGTCGCTCGCGAGATGCAGGCGAAAGGGTTGCCTGTTGTCGAGTTCGCGCACTCCATCAAGACCCAGGACTCCTTGGTGACCAAGCTCCTGGCCAAGAAGGAGACGGTCGCGGCGCAGGTCTATGATCGGACCCGTTTCCGGATTGTGACCCGCGCCCGAGAGGACTTGTTACCTGTCCTCTACTACCTGACGCAGTGGTTGTTTCCGTTTCATCTCGTCGTTCCTGGGCAAACTGAAAACACGCTGCTCCCCTTCCGCAGCGTCCTGGAGGAGAACCCTCACTTCGAGCAGGTCACTCATCGACTCCACCTCGATAAGGACTACGAGGCTCGTGAGGACAAGAATGGCAATTCATTCTCGGGAAATACCTACCGGGCGCTGAACTTCGTGGTGGACCTGCCAGTCCGAATGGATGCCCATCTCCCTGTTCCACACGAAGATGCGCGGTCACGGAAGGGCCGAGTCATCATCTCCCTGGTCGAGTTCCAGATCGTCGATCAAGAGACCGCTCGCTTGAATGAGCAGGGAGAGAACGCTCACGAAGCCTATAAGCGTCGCCAGAAGAAACGTGTGCTCAAGCGGCTCAGTCAGGGGTTGGTTGTCCCGAAGCGTGACAACAGCTGA
- a CDS encoding toxin-antitoxin system YwqK family antitoxin: MAYRHVVLAVAVVSAPALAGETSAGQGVRLECPAGTTQKGSKPTKDLGVFCVKNGGSSDLDKVVRHGPYVDFWANGQKQSEGQFKDNLRTGRWTFYDANGVKTGETEFERNDYHGKRVEYFANGSKKLEQAWAKGLQDGLEVIYAEDGRTVSQARFASGKLVSDR, encoded by the coding sequence ATGGCTTATCGTCACGTTGTCCTGGCTGTTGCAGTGGTTTCCGCGCCTGCCCTTGCGGGAGAGACTTCGGCGGGTCAGGGAGTTCGTCTCGAGTGCCCGGCCGGGACTACCCAGAAGGGCAGCAAGCCCACGAAGGACCTGGGTGTTTTCTGCGTCAAGAACGGAGGAAGTTCGGACCTGGACAAAGTCGTCCGTCATGGTCCCTACGTCGACTTCTGGGCCAATGGGCAGAAGCAGTCCGAAGGGCAGTTCAAGGACAACCTGCGGACTGGGCGTTGGACGTTCTACGACGCGAATGGCGTGAAGACCGGCGAGACCGAGTTCGAGCGCAATGACTACCATGGCAAGCGCGTCGAATACTTCGCCAACGGCTCGAAGAAGCTGGAGCAGGCGTGGGCGAAGGGCCTTCAAGATGGCCTAGAGGTCATCTACGCGGAGGATGGCCGTACGGTTTCGCAGGCTCGATTCGCGTCCGGCAAGCTGGTTTCCGACCGGTAG
- a CDS encoding Ig-like domain-containing protein, which produces MTNRLRLSVPLFAVFLLSACIDVPDVAEPEDIPDAGQPPSDAGSLPDGGEQPAGDFELSVMPTEDSILQGATRSFQVSLVRKNGFNGSVSVMLVSPPGGITAPSVTIPGSSTLSALTISVSEQVTPGPMTLTVRGISGALHRDRNISLTIVPLGDLAVSWVAPSASHSATNGGLSVEVAVQGGQAEKVELMKGDTVLTTWTAAPYTYSWDTTTEAEGEYTLVAKATRAGSTFPSVARTVVVDRTAPSIVSRQPGHGATQVSARTTVEVVFSEAVKAATVSTSNVGLTGDGGASVPVTLNLSADGRTLTLTPVAPLAASTSVSVRLGTAEQPITDAAGNVLTTGGVWSFAVPFWLPMGGAISAYPGNTPAENMVMKVGTDGVPVIAWSESDGTNKHIHVRQWSGQDWRPLGGPLRVHAMSGAHAERPDLAIDNSGRIIIAWDEALGKAGVPPIQVMTWSGTLWQSLTPPPFPNDSDTETTIPKLAVDASGTIIIYAQIYHTTAFYESKAYTLAANQQAWTQIELFYGPDWLNNNLNAITNTSDTTFTAHSSYVDSLGTRAITITKNHAFPFGAPLISSPTDAYAAQAALATNGAGEPLTAWNEIKGFGASSNVFFSRWLGSAWQSPELVTPHSTNNSSPSLAMGADGSPLLAWSGFVEPEQMILVARRSTTSWTQVGPALSAESGASTPATRPVLALGKENRPIVAWLETTSTGAHVYVVQQNQ; this is translated from the coding sequence ATGACGAACCGACTTCGCCTGTCCGTCCCCCTCTTCGCGGTCTTCCTGCTGTCCGCCTGTATCGATGTCCCGGACGTCGCGGAGCCGGAGGACATCCCTGATGCGGGGCAGCCTCCTTCTGACGCAGGAAGTCTCCCGGACGGAGGCGAGCAGCCCGCTGGGGACTTCGAGCTCAGCGTCATGCCTACGGAGGACTCGATTCTCCAGGGCGCCACGAGGAGCTTCCAGGTCTCGCTCGTCCGCAAGAATGGCTTCAATGGGAGTGTCTCGGTGATGTTGGTGAGTCCGCCGGGAGGCATCACCGCACCCTCGGTCACGATTCCCGGTTCGAGCACGCTCTCGGCCTTGACCATCAGTGTTTCCGAGCAGGTCACGCCCGGTCCCATGACGCTCACGGTGCGTGGCATCTCCGGAGCGCTCCATCGAGACCGGAACATCTCGCTCACCATCGTTCCCCTGGGAGACCTGGCGGTCTCCTGGGTCGCCCCTTCGGCGTCTCACAGCGCCACGAATGGAGGACTGTCCGTGGAGGTCGCGGTGCAGGGCGGACAGGCCGAGAAGGTCGAGTTGATGAAGGGCGACACGGTGCTGACCACCTGGACCGCGGCGCCCTACACGTACTCCTGGGATACGACGACCGAGGCCGAGGGTGAGTACACGCTGGTGGCCAAGGCCACGAGAGCGGGGTCGACGTTCCCGAGTGTCGCGAGGACCGTGGTGGTGGACCGGACGGCGCCGAGCATCGTGAGCAGGCAGCCGGGGCACGGCGCAACGCAGGTGAGCGCCCGGACCACGGTCGAGGTGGTGTTCAGCGAGGCCGTGAAGGCGGCGACCGTGAGCACTTCGAACGTGGGCCTCACGGGCGACGGAGGGGCGTCCGTTCCTGTCACCCTGAATCTGTCGGCGGATGGACGGACCCTGACGTTGACCCCTGTTGCGCCACTGGCGGCCTCTACGTCGGTGAGCGTGCGACTTGGGACGGCGGAGCAGCCAATCACCGACGCGGCGGGCAACGTCCTCACCACGGGAGGAGTGTGGTCGTTCGCGGTCCCCTTCTGGCTCCCAATGGGAGGCGCCATCAGCGCGTATCCCGGGAACACTCCCGCGGAGAACATGGTGATGAAGGTGGGAACGGATGGGGTACCCGTCATTGCCTGGTCGGAGTCGGATGGGACCAACAAGCACATCCATGTAAGGCAATGGTCTGGACAAGACTGGCGACCACTCGGAGGACCACTTCGAGTGCACGCAATGTCAGGCGCCCACGCAGAACGTCCGGACCTTGCGATCGACAACTCTGGGCGGATCATCATCGCTTGGGATGAAGCCCTTGGGAAAGCGGGTGTCCCTCCAATTCAAGTCATGACCTGGTCGGGAACGCTGTGGCAATCCCTCACGCCACCTCCCTTCCCCAATGATTCCGACACCGAAACGACCATTCCCAAGCTCGCGGTGGACGCATCGGGCACCATCATCATCTATGCCCAAATCTATCACACCACCGCATTCTACGAATCCAAGGCATACACACTTGCAGCCAATCAGCAGGCCTGGACCCAGATAGAACTGTTTTACGGACCCGACTGGCTCAACAACAACCTCAATGCAATAACCAACACAAGCGACACCACGTTCACAGCCCACAGCAGCTACGTCGACTCGCTAGGAACTCGTGCCATCACCATCACGAAGAATCATGCATTCCCCTTTGGAGCCCCGCTCATCTCTAGCCCTACCGACGCCTATGCTGCCCAAGCAGCACTTGCCACCAATGGCGCTGGCGAGCCGCTGACGGCATGGAACGAAATCAAGGGCTTTGGGGCGTCATCCAACGTCTTCTTCTCTCGCTGGCTGGGCAGCGCGTGGCAATCTCCAGAACTCGTGACGCCACACTCGACCAACAACAGCTCTCCATCGCTCGCAATGGGGGCTGATGGTTCTCCGTTGCTGGCATGGAGTGGATTCGTCGAACCGGAACAGATGATTCTCGTCGCCAGGCGCAGCACGACCTCCTGGACACAAGTCGGCCCCGCATTGAGTGCGGAGTCAGGAGCCAGTACTCCAGCCACTCGCCCCGTGCTGGCTCTCGGAAAAGAGAATCGACCCATTGTGGCCTGGCTGGAAACGACGTCCACTGGAGCGCACGTCTACGTCGTGCAACAGAACCAGTAA
- the ffh gene encoding signal recognition particle protein, which translates to MLETVTKGFRAAKNRLAGKSELTPELVDESLRDIRVSLLEADVSFDVVKKFVARVREKAVGELVQTTITDASGQKRKVSPMDHFIKICHDELEALMGPVDTGLNLKPKGQLSGIMMVGLQGSGKTTTTGKLANRLLQQGRKPLLVAADIYRPAAVDQLKVLGERLKVPVYHEPGVQPPELAKRGYAAAREQKCDVVLIDTAGRLAIDEALMSELESIKSNVHPDNILLVCDAMIGQDAVRTAAEFDRRLTLDGFILTKLDGDARGGAALSIKEVTGKPIKFLGMGESMDKLEEFRPEGLAGRILGFGDIVGLMKDFEKVVDEKKAEADARKLLSGQFSMKDFVEQIRMVRKMGPLKDLLEKFPLFGEMTEHLNPDEKELTKIESMYDSMTVNERLRPDLINTSRVNRIAKGSGRKPEDVRELLQKFGMMQQVMGTIGQNPGLLGRIPGFKQLGQLSQMRNMDLSSMFGGDPKMMEKMMSGGMPGMGLPMQMPQVAPGYTPPMGQAAMAKARLMGYAPPSAAGAKGEDRDAIKERRKREKENKKKNRKKR; encoded by the coding sequence ATGCTTGAGACCGTCACCAAGGGCTTCCGCGCCGCCAAGAACCGCCTCGCCGGCAAGAGCGAGCTCACCCCGGAGCTGGTCGACGAGTCGCTCCGCGACATCCGCGTCTCGCTCCTCGAGGCCGACGTTTCCTTCGACGTGGTGAAGAAGTTCGTCGCCCGCGTCCGCGAGAAGGCCGTGGGAGAGCTCGTCCAGACCACCATCACCGATGCCTCGGGCCAGAAGCGCAAGGTCAGCCCGATGGACCACTTCATCAAGATCTGCCACGACGAGCTCGAGGCGCTGATGGGGCCGGTGGACACCGGGCTGAACCTCAAGCCCAAGGGCCAGCTGTCCGGCATCATGATGGTGGGTCTGCAGGGCTCGGGTAAGACGACGACCACGGGCAAGCTCGCCAACCGGCTGCTCCAGCAGGGCCGCAAGCCGCTGCTCGTGGCCGCGGACATCTACCGTCCGGCCGCCGTGGACCAGCTCAAGGTGCTGGGCGAGCGGCTCAAGGTGCCCGTCTACCACGAGCCCGGGGTGCAGCCGCCGGAGCTGGCGAAGCGGGGCTATGCCGCGGCCCGCGAGCAGAAGTGCGACGTGGTGCTTATCGACACCGCCGGTCGTCTCGCCATCGACGAGGCGCTGATGTCGGAGTTGGAGTCCATCAAGTCGAACGTGCACCCGGACAACATCCTGTTGGTGTGCGACGCGATGATTGGTCAGGACGCCGTGCGCACGGCGGCCGAGTTCGACCGTCGCCTGACGCTGGATGGCTTCATCCTGACGAAGCTGGACGGTGACGCGCGTGGTGGCGCGGCGCTGTCCATCAAGGAGGTCACCGGCAAGCCCATCAAGTTCCTCGGCATGGGCGAGTCGATGGACAAGCTGGAGGAGTTCCGTCCGGAGGGCCTCGCCGGCCGCATCCTCGGGTTCGGCGACATCGTCGGCCTGATGAAGGACTTCGAGAAGGTCGTCGACGAGAAGAAGGCCGAGGCGGACGCGCGCAAGCTGTTGTCCGGCCAGTTCTCGATGAAGGACTTCGTCGAGCAGATCCGCATGGTGCGGAAGATGGGTCCGCTCAAGGACCTGCTGGAGAAGTTCCCGCTCTTCGGCGAGATGACGGAGCACCTGAACCCGGACGAGAAGGAGCTCACCAAGATTGAGTCGATGTACGACTCGATGACGGTGAACGAGCGCCTGCGTCCGGACCTCATCAACACCAGCCGGGTGAACCGCATCGCCAAGGGCAGTGGTCGCAAGCCCGAGGACGTGCGCGAGCTGCTGCAGAAGTTCGGGATGATGCAGCAGGTGATGGGGACGATTGGCCAGAACCCGGGGCTTCTGGGCCGCATCCCCGGCTTCAAGCAGCTGGGTCAGCTCTCGCAGATGCGGAACATGGACCTCTCCAGCATGTTCGGTGGGGATCCGAAGATGATGGAGAAGATGATGAGCGGCGGCATGCCGGGCATGGGGTTGCCCATGCAGATGCCGCAGGTGGCGCCGGGCTACACGCCGCCCATGGGCCAGGCCGCCATGGCGAAGGCGCGGTTGATGGGCTACGCCCCGCCGTCCGCCGCGGGCGCCAAGGGCGAGGACCGCGACGCCATCAAGGAGCGCCGCAAGCGGGAGAAGGAGAACAAGAAGAAGAACCGCAAGAAGCGGTAG